The Zingiber officinale cultivar Zhangliang chromosome 9A, Zo_v1.1, whole genome shotgun sequence genome window below encodes:
- the LOC122021807 gene encoding uncharacterized protein LOC122021807 produces MADSKEENHSTGGWMSVPAFGGWDTKNGVPDYSMDFSKIREMRKHSKNPSRASLGNEEELGKVANKGPEPEVERHRRRRSDPDSDLRHHGSPTGRKKCMGYFQCCIGA; encoded by the exons ATGGCCGACTCCAAGGAG GAGAATCACAGTACGGGCGGGTGGATGTCGGTGCCGGCGTTCGGAGGGTGGGACACCAAGAACGGCGTGCCAGACTACTCCATGGACTTCTCCAAGATCCGAGAGATGCGCAAGCACAGCAAGAACCCTTCCCGCGCCAGCCTCGGCAACGAGGAGGAGCTCGGTAAAGTCGCCAACAAGGGGCCCGAGCCTGAGGTGGAACGCCACCGTCGCCGACGCAGCGATCCCGATTCCGATCTCCGCCACCACGGTTCCCCTACC GGGAGGAAGAAATGCATGGGGTACTTCCAGTGTTGTATAGGTGCGTGA